The window CATGCCAGTTCGAGCGTGGGTCAAGGATCGATCCTGTGCCGCGCCACAACAGTGACTGTCAGGACGATGATCGGTGCCCATTGCATCGTGAACCTGCACTGCACAATCGGTCATGACTGCAGCCTTGGCGACTGTTCCACACTTCACCCCGGTGTGCATGTGTCTGGAGATTCGCGCATCGGAGCGGGTGTCGAGATCGGCACCGGGGCCGTTATACTTCCGGGTGTTCAGATTGGAGCCGGTTCGATAGTCGGTGCAGGCGCGGTCGTCACGCGTGACCTCCCTGCGGGCGTCGTCGCCGCCGGCGTACCCGCCCGTGTCACTCGCGAACTGGATGACTGAGCAGGATCATGCACATCGTCCTGCTCCACCAGTACCACCACAACCCCGATTGCCCGGCAATGTGTCGTCACTACGACTTCACGGCGCGGTGGGCACGAAACCATCGGGTGACGATCATCGGGTCGGATGCGTGGGAATCCAGGCGCATCACTAACGACTATCCGTGGGTGCCGGATGGTGTTGACCTCGTGAGCGTTCGCGTTTCGTACGACAATCAGATGTCGACGAGCCGGCGTCTTGTCGCGTTCGCGTCTTATGCCCGAAAAGCATACGCTGCTGCGATGACACTCAAAGATGTCGATGTAATCATTGGAACGTCGACGCCGCTGTCGGTCGCCTGGGCGGCACGCCGCGTGGCCAGGAAACTCGGCGTCCCGTTCGTTTTTGAGGTTCGGGATCTGTGGCCGGACTTCCCTATCGAGATGGGCGCCATTAGCAATCCGCGGGCTCAGAAATGGCTCAGAGGAAAAGAAGGCCAACTCTACCGTTCGGCCGACCACGTCGTCACCCTGTCTCCGGACATGTCGGCGCATGTCCTTGGCAAAGGAGCATCAGAGCGTCACGTTTCGACAATCCTCCAGGGCTCGGACGTTGAGCGGGCCGGGCTTGCTCGAGAGGCCGAAGTTTCGGGTAGACTGCGCGACGAGTTTGACCTTGGCGACGAACGCGTCCTGCTGTATGCCGGTGCGTTCGGACGAGCGAACGACATCCCCACCTTGCTGGCGGCAGCGCGACAGATGATTGACCGCACCGACGTCGTGTTTACGTTCGTCGGGCACGGGTACTACACCGATTTAATTGCATCCGAAGCCCGGCGGTTGCCCAATGTCCGACTCGTCTCGCCGGTACCCCGCCATGCGGTATTTGACTGGTTTGCCACGGCAAGCCTCGCACTCGTGAGTTTCGTCGACGTGCCGTCAGTGGCTGCAAGTTCGCCCTCTAAACTCTTCGACGCCCTGGCGACCGGCTGTCCCGTCCTCGTGACCAATCCGGGCTGGACGAAGGAGCTTGTAGAGGAGAACGGATGCGGCTGGTATACACCGGCCGCGGATCCTGACAAGATGGCTTCGGCGCTCAGAAACATCCTTGACGACCAGGATCTACTCGAGCGCGCAGGCCGCAACGCCGTTCGCGTAGCCCGTGAACGTTTCGACAGAAACAGTCTCGCCGACACGTTTGAAAACATCCTGCTCGAGACCGTGAGCCGGCACTCGGCACGATTGCAGCCCTCGTGAACCTTGGCTACCTTACTGAATCGCGTTTCCCAGCGACATCATGATTCGAATTCCCGGTGACGCGGGTCGGCCCCGCCGCCGAACCCTCCTCATCCTTCTCGACACGGTAATCGTCTACGCTGCGTTTGTTGCGGCACTGAAGATCCGTAGCACGCATTGGCTGTTGTGGCCGGTCGATGCCGCCTCCAGCACGGCGCTCGTCGTGTCGATCGTCAGCTACATGGCCAGCCTCCTGCTGTCGGGGATCTACCGGGTCGAGGCAAGAGAACTTCATCTGGACGAGTTCCTGAAGGCCGGTGGCTTTCTTTTCGTCGGTGGCGCCGTTGCATTGGCGGTCACGTACCTCGTTACACCCACCCACATTCCGCCGCGTAGCGTCGCGAGCGTGCAGTTCGCGTTTTCATTGATCGGAATTCTTGGATTGCGAGCGGCTATTCGTTTCGCGTCCGAATGGAGACTTGACACCCGACCAGTCGCCGTCAGGGCTCTGCCGAAAATTGACTTCGACAAGTTCATCAGGCGGCCGCCACTGGTCTTCGAACGCGAAGCTATTCAGAATTACCTCACAGGCCGCACCGTTTTGGTCACCGGCGCGGGCGGGTCGGTGGGATCCGCGTTGTCCGAACAACTCATCGAGTTAAATCCCTTCCGTCTTGTCCTGGTCGACGTCAGCGAGTTCAACCTGTTTCAGCTGG of the Rhodothermales bacterium genome contains:
- a CDS encoding glycosyltransferase family 4 protein, with protein sequence MHIVLLHQYHHNPDCPAMCRHYDFTARWARNHRVTIIGSDAWESRRITNDYPWVPDGVDLVSVRVSYDNQMSTSRRLVAFASYARKAYAAAMTLKDVDVIIGTSTPLSVAWAARRVARKLGVPFVFEVRDLWPDFPIEMGAISNPRAQKWLRGKEGQLYRSADHVVTLSPDMSAHVLGKGASERHVSTILQGSDVERAGLAREAEVSGRLRDEFDLGDERVLLYAGAFGRANDIPTLLAAARQMIDRTDVVFTFVGHGYYTDLIASEARRLPNVRLVSPVPRHAVFDWFATASLALVSFVDVPSVAASSPSKLFDALATGCPVLVTNPGWTKELVEENGCGWYTPAADPDKMASALRNILDDQDLLERAGRNAVRVARERFDRNSLADTFENILLETVSRHSARLQPS
- a CDS encoding acetyltransferase; translation: MSDLVIVGAGGFGAETAALVEDINDTASRWSLVGFLDDDPELHGTSVIDYPVLGEVDWLSKHRARYVAAVGRSRVREELTRRLSNIGATPATLLHPTVSIHASSSVGQGSILCRATTVTVRTMIGAHCIVNLHCTIGHDCSLGDCSTLHPGVHVSGDSRIGAGVEIGTGAVILPGVQIGAGSIVGAGAVVTRDLPAGVVAAGVPARVTRELDD